A genomic region of Miscanthus floridulus cultivar M001 chromosome 3, ASM1932011v1, whole genome shotgun sequence contains the following coding sequences:
- the LOC136543127 gene encoding uncharacterized protein — MVDWYKDKVDIVNDAYEKGSKNCQMISPNIQKDFAKACVGEVTAVSMEEIQGRKFSVLIDESRDVSIKEQMAVILRFVNDKGQVVERFLGLQHVQSCTAIALKEALVDMLSSHNLSISMLRGQGYDGASNMRGEFNGVQKLIRDENPYAFYVHCFAHQLQLVVVAVSTSSADIADFFNYVPLIVSNVGASCMRKDALLAKHQDVLLEKIEKGEIMTGKGLNQESSLARPGDTRWGSHLKTLLRILVMWEAIIDVLEIVKKDSIKPRNNGGALGLIEKMESFDFVFILHLMIQLLSMTDILSQALQRKDQDIVEAMHLISDVKDSLQDMRENGWEPLLKRVITFCEKNEIEVPDMDKEINVRGTPRRRKQKVTNMHYYHVELFLVAIDALLTEMNHRFSETSSELLVCMAAFNPRDSFSNFDVKKLVRLAEIYADDFDIGELAVLPNHLTQFVNRARRTPDFLGCTELGKVAEIMVKTNMHTSYKLVYRLIELILILPVATASVERIFSALNIIKTDLCNKMGDEWLNDLMICYTEKEIFRKIDNEKIKKRFQEMKKRRMLLPKKVVVATSEE; from the exons ATGGTTGATTGGTATAAAGATAAGGTAGATATAGTCAATGATGCATATGAAAAAGGTTCTAAAAATTGCCAGATGATATCTCCTAATATACAAAAGGAttttgcaaaagcttgtgtagGGGAAGTCACAGCTGTTAGTATGGAAGAGATTCAAGGTAGAAAATTCTCAGTGCTTATTGATGAGTCCCGGGATGTATCAATAAAAGAGCAAATGGCAGTGATTCTAAG GTTTGTGAATGATAAAGGGCAAGTGGTGGAGAGATTTCTTGGACTTCAGCATGTTCAGAGTTGTACAGCTATTGCATTGAAAGAAGCTTTGGTTGATATGCTTTCAAGTCATAATTTGTCTATCTCTATGCTTCGTGGGCAAGGGTATGATGGAGCTTCTAATATGAGAGGTGAATTTAATGGGGTGCAGAAATTGATTCGTGATGAAAATCCTTATGCTTTCTATGTGCATTGTTTTGCCCATCAATTACAATTAGTGGTTGTTGCTGTTTCCACTTCTAGTGCAGACATTGCAGATTTCTTTAACTATGTTCCTTTAATAGTCAGCAATGTGGGTGCATCTTGTATGAGAAAAGATGCCTTGCTTGCAAAGCATCAGGATGTGTTGCTAGAAAAGATTGAGAAGGGTGAGATTATGACTGGAAAAGGTTTAAATCAAGAAAGTAGCCTAGCTAGGCCAGGAGATACAAGATGGGGTTCACATCTTAAAACTTTGCTTCGCATTTTGGTGATGTGGGAGGCTATCATAGATGTGCTTGAGATAGTGAAAAAAGATTCTATTAAACCAAGAAATAATGGTGGAGCTTTAGGTTTAATTGAAAAAATGGAGAGCTTTGATTTTGTGTTCATCCTACATTTGATGATACAATTATTGAGCATGACAGATATTTTGTCACAAGCTTTGCAAAGGAAGGATCAAGACATAGTTGAAGCAATGCATTTGATCTCAGATGTGAAAGATAGCTTGCAGGATATGAGGGAAAATGGATGGGAGCCATTACTCAAAAGAGTGATAACATTCTGTGAGAAGAATGAGATTGAAGTGCCAGATATGGATAAGGAAATAAATGTTAGAGGGACACCTAGAAGAAGGAAGCAAAAGGTAACAAATATGCATTACTATCATGTTGAGCTTTTTCTGGTCGCCATTGATGCCCTCTTGACTGAGATGAATCATCGGTTCAGTGAAACTAGTTCAGAATTATTAGTATGCATGGCTGCTTTTAACCCAAGGGACTCCTTCTCTAATTTTGATGTGAAGAAACTTGTGAGGCTTGCTGAAATTTATGCCGATGATTTTGATATTGGTGAACTTGCTGTTTTGCCAAATCATCTTACACAATTTGTCAACCGTGCTAGAAGAACTCCAGACTTTCTTGGATGCACTGAGCTTGGAAAAGTTGCTGAAATTATGGTCAAGACTAACATGCACACATCTTATAAATTGGTTTATCGTCTCATTGAGCTAATCTTGATACTACCGGTGGCAACAGCTTCAGTTGAGAGGATATTTTCAGCCTTGAACATTATAAAGACAGATTTGTGTAATAAAATGGGTGATGAATGGCTCAATGACTTGATGATATGCTATACTGAGAAGGAGATATTTAGAAAGATTGATAATGAAAAGATCAAAAAACGGTTTCAAGAGATGAAAAAGCGACGTATGTTATTGCCTAAAAAAGTAGTG GTTGCTACTTCGGAGGaataa